In Polyangiaceae bacterium, the genomic window CGGGGCCTATGAAGAAATCGCGCAACTCCCGCGGGTGAACGACCGATGGACGCACCGATGGACACTCCCCCGGACGGCACGCGGGCCATTCAGTCCCAACGCCCCGACGTTTCGGTCGCTATCATCGACGACGAGGAGCTGCAGCGCCGAGCCCTCCGGCGCCTTCTTCAGGGCAAAGGCTTCTCGGTCCAAGACTTCGAGTCCGCGGAAGCAGCGCTGCGCTCCGGCGTCCTGCTGAGCTGCGACTTGATTCTCCTCGACGTGCTGCTCTGCGGAGAGAATGGGATCAGCGCCTGCCGCCGGCTGCGCGAACTGAAGTTCGGGGGCGGAATCGTCATGGTCAGCTGCCTGGGCCACTCGGACATCAAGGTCGAGGCGCTCGACGCGGGAGCCGACGACTTCGTCACCAAGCCCGCCCCGGGCGCGGAACTTCGCGCAAGGTTGCGAGCGGTGGTCCGGCGGGTCCGCGCAGCCCGCGCCAACGGTGCCGGCGCCCGGTCGCGCCTCAAAACGGTGCTGGATGCGCTCAAGCCC contains:
- a CDS encoding response regulator produces the protein MDTPPDGTRAIQSQRPDVSVAIIDDEELQRRALRRLLQGKGFSVQDFESAEAALRSGVLLSCDLILLDVLLCGENGISACRRLRELKFGGGIVMVSCLGHSDIKVEALDAGADDFVTKPAPGAELRARLRAVVRRVRAARANGAGARSRLKTVLDALKPGAERRIFRQLVAAKGEPVELDALKAFGLENPCATDKALEKHIERMRDVLEPLGVRIETVVGTGYSCSTQFD